One Spea bombifrons isolate aSpeBom1 chromosome 1, aSpeBom1.2.pri, whole genome shotgun sequence DNA window includes the following coding sequences:
- the TLR3 gene encoding toll-like receptor 3 isoform X2, whose amino-acid sequence MSHNKLTSTHLGDRQLHNLKELKLSSNKIVELKKEGLEFLANTSLKKLDLSSNPLKAVTPDCFRALWSLHTFVMANTTLGPTLVEDLCSALGGTGIQFILLANVQLLRIHNKTFSGLANTDLVLLDISKNGLIEIENDSFVYLSHLQNLNLEYNQVSQLNPNTFRGLTEVKTLNLKKFFTSKVTSKVSKINDLSFHWLKNLEYLNMDGNKISSLTEKTFSGLTSLKTLSMTECSANLQTITNATFSSLSMSPLLTLNLSKTGIAILEYGAFSSLGSLQFLDLGLNRIDQDIIGHEFLGLHSIELIYLSYNNRLTLTSNSFNLVPSLKKLNLRKTKLTFRDLELSPFRVLENLTLLDISNNNIANIQENIFEGLSNLRILNLQHNNLARLWKKANPGGPFMFLKGLHNLEILNLLSNGFDEIPASAFQGLSKLRILGMGENNVCILPPSIFEDQLSLYELDLHKNLITSVEKVLFVNVLKNLKILNMGGNPFDCTCESIAWFANWINTTNATIQGLDTQYICNTPSRYHGIPVKFFDNSPCKDNAPFKTLFTLTFTLVVSFICFVFLIQFQGWRIQFYWNVSVNRILGFKEVDSRGENFAYDAYIIHAVKDMSWVERNLIPLEEEDDVCHFQFCFEERDFEGGTSQLTAVVNSINNSRKIIFVITQHFLNDNWCKRFKIHHAVQQAIEQSRDSIILIFLEDIPDYKLNYTIHLRRGMFKSSCILYWPAHKERVDAFHQKLKIALGSSNLVK is encoded by the exons ATGTCACACAACAAACTGACCTCTACCCATTTAGGTGACAGACAACTCCATAATCTAAAGGAACTTAAATTGTCTAGTAATAAGATTGTGGAACTCAAGAAGGAGGGTCTTGAATTTCTAGCGAACACCTCCCTCAAAAAGCTTGACCTGTCATCGAATCCCCTTAAAGCG GTAACTCCAGACTGTTTTAGAGCTCTATGGAGTCTTCATACTTTTGTAATGGCTAATACAACTCTTGGACCTACTCTCGTGGAGGACCTTTGTTCAGCATTAGGTGGCACAGGAATCCAGTTCATTTTATTAGCAAACGTACAACTGTTAAGAATACATAACAAAACTTTCAGTGGATTAGCAAACACGGATCTTGTATTGCTGGATATCTCTAAAAATGGCTTGATCGAGATAGAAAATGATTCGTTTGTTTATCTATCACACTTACAAAATCTAAATCTGGAATATAATCAAGTTAGTCAACTAAATCCCAACACATTTCGTGGCTTGACAGAAGTGAAGactttgaatttaaaaaagttttttacttCCAAAGTTACTTCCAAAGTATCAAAAATTAATGACCTATCATTCCACTGGCTGAAGAACCTTGAATATCTCAACATGGATGGCAACAAAATTTCCAGCCTTACAGAAAAAACCTTTAGTGGTCTTACGAGTCTGAAAACATTAAGTATGACAGAATGCTCCGCAAACTTACAGACCATTACAAATGCAACATTTTCCTCTCTTTCAATGTCACCTTTGCTTACGCTAAATCTGAGTAAAACTGGGATAGCAATATTGGAATATGGAGCATTTTCCTCCCTGGGAAGCCTACAGTTTCTTGATCTGGGTCTAAATAGAATTGACCAGGACATTATAGGTCATGAATTTTTAGGTCTTCACAGTATTGAACTGATATATCTTTCTTATAACAACCGCCTGACACTCACCAGCAATTCTTTTAATTTGGTTCCAAGTCTTAAGAAGTTAAACCTCAGAAAGACAAAACTAACCTTTAGAGACCTTGAACTTTCTCCATTTAGAGTTCTAGAAAATCTTACCCTTTTAGACATCAGCAACAATAACATCGCTAATATACAGGAAAACATATTTGAAGGTCTATCCAATCTTAGAATTCTCAATCTTCAGCACAACAACTTGGCTCGATTATGGAAGAAAGCTAATCCTGGAGGACCATTTATGTTCCTTAAAGGGTTACATAATTTGGAAATACTTAACTTGTTATCTAATGGCTTCGATGAAATTCCTGCTTCAGCTTTCCAAGGGCTGTCAAAATTAAGGATTTTGGGAATGGGAGAAAATAATGTATGCATTCTTCCTCCATCAATATTTGAAGATCAACTATCACTTTATGAATTAGATCTTCATAAAAATCTCATAACATCAGTTGAGAAAGTGCTGTTtgtgaatgttttaaaaaaccTTAAGATATTAAACATGGGTGGAAATCCTTTTGATTGCACTTGTGAGAGCATAGCTTGGTTTGCAAATTGGATTAATACAACCAATGCTACTATTCAGGGCTTGGACACTCAATACATTTGTAATACACCAAGCAGATACCATGGAATTCCTGTGAAATTCTTTGACAACTCCCCCTGTAAGGATAACGCACcatttaaaacactttttacaCTTACTTTTACCCTGGTGGTTAGTTTcatatgttttgtatttctgATACAGTTCCAAGGGTGGAGAATACAATTTTACTGGAATGTTTCTGTGAACAGAATTCTTGGCTTCAAAGAAGTAGATTCTAGAGGAGAGAACTTTGCTTATGATGCCTACATTATTCATGCTGTAAAGGATATGTCATGGGTTGAAAGAAATTTAATTCCTCTCGAAGAAGAAGATGATGTGTGCCATTTTCAGTTCTGCTTTGAAGAAAGAGATTTTGAAGGTGGAACATCACAGCTTACAGCCGTCGTTAACAGCATAAACAATAGCAGAAAGATAATTTTTGTTATAACTCAACATTTTTTGAATGATAATTGGTGCAAGAG GTTCAAGATTCACCATGCTGTTCAGCAAGCCATAGAGCAAAGCCGGGACTCCATTATATTGATCTTCCTTGAGGATATTCCAGATTACAAATTGAATTACACCATACATCTAAGACGGGGAATGTTCAAATCTTCCTGCATCTTATACTGGCCAGCTCATAAAGAGCGGGTGGATGCTTTCcatcaaaaattaaaaattgctctgggatCCTCCAATCTAGTAAAATAG
- the TLR3 gene encoding toll-like receptor 3 isoform X1, with product MGRVQLFPKSAFYSVFTLCVLSVLAENPCKVTQEKADCSHLKLSVIPSDLPSTIKELDLSHNQLKKLPAANLSRYDQLEHLDVGFNTLHIFEPELCEKLPLLRTLNLQHNEFSKISERYFVSCKNLLELYLNYNVITAITGNPFEKPENLSILDMSHNKLTSTHLGDRQLHNLKELKLSSNKIVELKKEGLEFLANTSLKKLDLSSNPLKAVTPDCFRALWSLHTFVMANTTLGPTLVEDLCSALGGTGIQFILLANVQLLRIHNKTFSGLANTDLVLLDISKNGLIEIENDSFVYLSHLQNLNLEYNQVSQLNPNTFRGLTEVKTLNLKKFFTSKVTSKVSKINDLSFHWLKNLEYLNMDGNKISSLTEKTFSGLTSLKTLSMTECSANLQTITNATFSSLSMSPLLTLNLSKTGIAILEYGAFSSLGSLQFLDLGLNRIDQDIIGHEFLGLHSIELIYLSYNNRLTLTSNSFNLVPSLKKLNLRKTKLTFRDLELSPFRVLENLTLLDISNNNIANIQENIFEGLSNLRILNLQHNNLARLWKKANPGGPFMFLKGLHNLEILNLLSNGFDEIPASAFQGLSKLRILGMGENNVCILPPSIFEDQLSLYELDLHKNLITSVEKVLFVNVLKNLKILNMGGNPFDCTCESIAWFANWINTTNATIQGLDTQYICNTPSRYHGIPVKFFDNSPCKDNAPFKTLFTLTFTLVVSFICFVFLIQFQGWRIQFYWNVSVNRILGFKEVDSRGENFAYDAYIIHAVKDMSWVERNLIPLEEEDDVCHFQFCFEERDFEGGTSQLTAVVNSINNSRKIIFVITQHFLNDNWCKRFKIHHAVQQAIEQSRDSIILIFLEDIPDYKLNYTIHLRRGMFKSSCILYWPAHKERVDAFHQKLKIALGSSNLVK from the exons ATGGGGCGTGTACAACTGTTCCCAAAAAGTGCGTTTTACAGTGTCTTCACACTTTGTGTGTTGTCAGTCTTAGCTGAAAACCCGTGCAAGGTCACACAAGAAAAGGCTGACTGCAGCCACCTCAAACTGTCTGTAATACCCTCTGACCTTCCTTCTACCATCAAAGAGTTGGACCTTTCTCACAACCAGCTCAAGAAGCTGCCTGCTGCCAATCTCTCCAGGTATGATCAACTGGAGCATCTGGATGTTGGTTTTAATACCCTCCATATATTTGAACCAGAACTGTGTGAGAAGCTGCCTCTGCTAAGAACCTTAAACCTGCAACACAATGAGTTTTCTAAGATTTCAGAAAGATACTTTGTTTCATGTAAAAATCTACTTGAACTATATCTGAATTACAATGTGATAACTGCCATCACTGGAAACCCCTTTGAAAAACCAGAG aatTTATCTATTCTGGACATGTCACACAACAAACTGACCTCTACCCATTTAGGTGACAGACAACTCCATAATCTAAAGGAACTTAAATTGTCTAGTAATAAGATTGTGGAACTCAAGAAGGAGGGTCTTGAATTTCTAGCGAACACCTCCCTCAAAAAGCTTGACCTGTCATCGAATCCCCTTAAAGCG GTAACTCCAGACTGTTTTAGAGCTCTATGGAGTCTTCATACTTTTGTAATGGCTAATACAACTCTTGGACCTACTCTCGTGGAGGACCTTTGTTCAGCATTAGGTGGCACAGGAATCCAGTTCATTTTATTAGCAAACGTACAACTGTTAAGAATACATAACAAAACTTTCAGTGGATTAGCAAACACGGATCTTGTATTGCTGGATATCTCTAAAAATGGCTTGATCGAGATAGAAAATGATTCGTTTGTTTATCTATCACACTTACAAAATCTAAATCTGGAATATAATCAAGTTAGTCAACTAAATCCCAACACATTTCGTGGCTTGACAGAAGTGAAGactttgaatttaaaaaagttttttacttCCAAAGTTACTTCCAAAGTATCAAAAATTAATGACCTATCATTCCACTGGCTGAAGAACCTTGAATATCTCAACATGGATGGCAACAAAATTTCCAGCCTTACAGAAAAAACCTTTAGTGGTCTTACGAGTCTGAAAACATTAAGTATGACAGAATGCTCCGCAAACTTACAGACCATTACAAATGCAACATTTTCCTCTCTTTCAATGTCACCTTTGCTTACGCTAAATCTGAGTAAAACTGGGATAGCAATATTGGAATATGGAGCATTTTCCTCCCTGGGAAGCCTACAGTTTCTTGATCTGGGTCTAAATAGAATTGACCAGGACATTATAGGTCATGAATTTTTAGGTCTTCACAGTATTGAACTGATATATCTTTCTTATAACAACCGCCTGACACTCACCAGCAATTCTTTTAATTTGGTTCCAAGTCTTAAGAAGTTAAACCTCAGAAAGACAAAACTAACCTTTAGAGACCTTGAACTTTCTCCATTTAGAGTTCTAGAAAATCTTACCCTTTTAGACATCAGCAACAATAACATCGCTAATATACAGGAAAACATATTTGAAGGTCTATCCAATCTTAGAATTCTCAATCTTCAGCACAACAACTTGGCTCGATTATGGAAGAAAGCTAATCCTGGAGGACCATTTATGTTCCTTAAAGGGTTACATAATTTGGAAATACTTAACTTGTTATCTAATGGCTTCGATGAAATTCCTGCTTCAGCTTTCCAAGGGCTGTCAAAATTAAGGATTTTGGGAATGGGAGAAAATAATGTATGCATTCTTCCTCCATCAATATTTGAAGATCAACTATCACTTTATGAATTAGATCTTCATAAAAATCTCATAACATCAGTTGAGAAAGTGCTGTTtgtgaatgttttaaaaaaccTTAAGATATTAAACATGGGTGGAAATCCTTTTGATTGCACTTGTGAGAGCATAGCTTGGTTTGCAAATTGGATTAATACAACCAATGCTACTATTCAGGGCTTGGACACTCAATACATTTGTAATACACCAAGCAGATACCATGGAATTCCTGTGAAATTCTTTGACAACTCCCCCTGTAAGGATAACGCACcatttaaaacactttttacaCTTACTTTTACCCTGGTGGTTAGTTTcatatgttttgtatttctgATACAGTTCCAAGGGTGGAGAATACAATTTTACTGGAATGTTTCTGTGAACAGAATTCTTGGCTTCAAAGAAGTAGATTCTAGAGGAGAGAACTTTGCTTATGATGCCTACATTATTCATGCTGTAAAGGATATGTCATGGGTTGAAAGAAATTTAATTCCTCTCGAAGAAGAAGATGATGTGTGCCATTTTCAGTTCTGCTTTGAAGAAAGAGATTTTGAAGGTGGAACATCACAGCTTACAGCCGTCGTTAACAGCATAAACAATAGCAGAAAGATAATTTTTGTTATAACTCAACATTTTTTGAATGATAATTGGTGCAAGAG GTTCAAGATTCACCATGCTGTTCAGCAAGCCATAGAGCAAAGCCGGGACTCCATTATATTGATCTTCCTTGAGGATATTCCAGATTACAAATTGAATTACACCATACATCTAAGACGGGGAATGTTCAAATCTTCCTGCATCTTATACTGGCCAGCTCATAAAGAGCGGGTGGATGCTTTCcatcaaaaattaaaaattgctctgggatCCTCCAATCTAGTAAAATAG